Proteins encoded in a region of the Candidatus Moanabacter tarae genome:
- the rpsL gene encoding 30S ribosomal protein S12: MPTINQLVRKPRRVTRGKSKSPALKSSPFKRGVCVQVMTRTPRKPNSAIRKVAKVRLTNGMEVLAYIPDEGHSLQEHSVVLVRGGRVKDLPGVRYHIVRGVLDCLGVENRRRSRSKYGVKRPRDAKS; this comes from the coding sequence ATGCCCACGATCAATCAGCTCGTTCGCAAACCGCGGAGGGTAACCAGGGGTAAGTCCAAGTCTCCTGCCTTGAAGTCGAGTCCCTTTAAAAGGGGTGTTTGCGTACAGGTCATGACCCGAACTCCACGGAAGCCGAATTCGGCAATTCGTAAGGTTGCCAAAGTCCGGCTTACCAATGGTATGGAAGTGCTAGCTTACATACCTGATGAGGGGCATAGTTTGCAGGAACACAGTGTTGTGTTGGTTCGCGGGGGAAGGGTTAAGGATCTTCCTGGAGTTCGATACCATATAGTCCGTGGGGTGTTGGATTGTCTTGGTGTTGAGAATAGGCGGAGAAGCCGGTCGAAATACGGAGTAAAGCGTCCTCGAGACGCAAAGAGCTGA
- the rpsG gene encoding 30S ribosomal protein S7, producing the protein MSRRRRAVKREHIPDPRFGSTLVSHLINAVMIDGKRSSSQKIVYGAIERVSEKLGKGDPVELLLGAMENIRPKLEVKSRRVGGTTYQVPMEISFERQQSVAFRWLRESARGRKGPMREALAQEIIDAYNNTGSLVKKKEDMHRMAQSNRAFAHLRW; encoded by the coding sequence ATGTCAAGACGACGTAGAGCAGTTAAGCGAGAGCACATCCCTGACCCACGCTTTGGGAGTACACTCGTCAGTCATCTTATCAATGCTGTTATGATCGATGGAAAGAGGTCGTCCTCTCAAAAGATCGTCTACGGTGCGATTGAGCGTGTTAGTGAAAAATTAGGAAAGGGAGATCCGGTCGAACTTTTACTTGGGGCGATGGAAAATATTAGGCCAAAACTTGAAGTGAAAAGTCGGAGAGTGGGCGGGACTACCTATCAGGTCCCAATGGAAATATCGTTTGAGCGCCAGCAAAGCGTAGCCTTTAGGTGGTTGCGGGAGTCAGCCCGTGGTCGCAAGGGTCCCATGAGAGAGGCTTTGGCTCAAGAAATAATTGATGCCTATAATAATACCGGTTCCCTTGTTAAGAAAAAGGAAGACATGCACCGGATGGCACAGTCCAATAGGGCTTTTGCCCATCTCCGCTGGTAG
- the fusA_1 gene encoding Elongation factor G, giving the protein MVSPDNNSPANAKDRRTPLEFTRNIGIAAHIDAGKTTTTERLLFYSGVVHQIGEVHDGNTTTDWMEQERERGITITSAAISCDWKPKRGIFANQSHQINVIDTPGHVDFTAEVERSLRVLDGAVGVFCAVAGVQPQSETVWRQIDKYGVPRLAFVNKMDRTGADFYSAVEDIRRKLGGNAFPLYLPIGAEDNFRGLIDLIRMKAYIYEDDDDSGMSYLEEEIPSSMREETELHRERLIEALADFDDNIAGKFLEGEEIQEEELQRGVRTATLQQGFLGVIPGSAFKNKGVQFLADAIIDYLPSPLDLPPISVLGEEGANEKEIEIKPDDHAEVVGLIFKLASDPYVGKLVFIRIYQGEMRKGSSLLNTRTGRMERISRLMLMKADSRKDIDVAYSGDICAIIGAKDIRTGDTLCSKKLRVVLEPPTFPDPVISMSIEPETQGDQERLSLGLQRLSEEDPTFLVNSDKETGQTIISGMGELHLEILRDRLFREFKVEATSGKPQIAYRESITAAADGVGKFIRQSGGRGQYGHAEIRIEPNERGKGSEFIDKITGGIIPREFIRPIEEGITEAAHNGSLAGYPVEDVKVELVFGSFHDVDSSETAFKMAGILAFRDALKNAKPILLEPHMKVEVSTPEEFQGDVMGDLNRRRGKILGLEAKGNLMIINSIVPLETMFGYATVVRSLTKGRASHTMEPSHFEKVPEGITKKIIETSTREPVRA; this is encoded by the coding sequence ATGGTTTCGCCAGACAACAACTCCCCGGCAAATGCTAAAGACCGTAGGACGCCTCTAGAATTTACCCGCAATATAGGTATTGCGGCACATATCGACGCGGGTAAAACCACGACGACCGAGCGCCTTCTTTTTTATTCAGGTGTCGTCCATCAGATCGGAGAAGTTCACGACGGTAACACGACAACCGATTGGATGGAGCAGGAGCGAGAACGGGGCATAACCATAACTTCCGCAGCGATATCCTGTGATTGGAAGCCCAAGAGGGGCATTTTTGCCAATCAGAGTCACCAGATCAATGTGATCGATACCCCTGGTCACGTCGACTTTACGGCCGAGGTGGAACGTTCTCTAAGAGTCCTCGATGGTGCCGTAGGTGTTTTCTGCGCAGTCGCTGGGGTTCAGCCTCAGTCGGAGACGGTGTGGCGGCAGATAGACAAATACGGTGTTCCTAGACTCGCATTCGTCAATAAGATGGATCGAACTGGAGCTGATTTCTATAGTGCGGTCGAGGACATTCGCCGAAAACTGGGAGGCAATGCTTTCCCACTATATCTCCCAATCGGAGCGGAAGATAATTTTCGAGGGTTAATCGATCTGATCCGAATGAAGGCCTATATTTACGAGGACGATGACGACTCTGGGATGAGCTATTTGGAAGAGGAGATTCCTTCCTCAATGCGTGAGGAGACAGAACTTCATCGAGAAAGGTTGATCGAAGCGCTGGCAGATTTTGACGATAATATTGCCGGAAAGTTTCTGGAAGGAGAAGAAATTCAGGAGGAAGAATTGCAGAGAGGGGTAAGGACTGCGACTTTACAGCAGGGATTCTTAGGTGTGATTCCGGGAAGCGCGTTCAAGAATAAGGGAGTTCAGTTTTTGGCCGATGCGATCATAGATTATCTTCCATCACCGCTTGATCTTCCACCGATCTCAGTCCTCGGAGAAGAAGGGGCAAATGAAAAGGAAATCGAAATTAAACCGGACGACCATGCCGAGGTGGTAGGATTAATATTCAAGCTGGCATCAGATCCTTATGTTGGGAAACTGGTTTTCATTCGCATTTATCAAGGGGAGATGAGGAAGGGAAGCAGCCTTTTGAATACACGGACGGGTAGGATGGAGCGTATCAGTCGTCTCATGCTAATGAAGGCGGATTCCCGAAAGGACATAGATGTGGCCTATTCAGGGGACATTTGTGCCATTATTGGTGCAAAAGATATCAGGACTGGTGATACTCTGTGCTCGAAAAAACTTCGAGTTGTGCTCGAACCACCAACTTTCCCGGATCCAGTAATTTCGATGTCGATTGAACCGGAGACTCAAGGAGATCAAGAGCGATTGTCTCTTGGTCTTCAAAGGCTTTCGGAGGAGGACCCGACATTTCTTGTGAACTCTGATAAAGAGACTGGCCAGACGATTATTTCCGGGATGGGGGAGCTACATCTGGAGATTCTTAGAGATCGTTTATTCCGTGAATTTAAGGTTGAAGCAACGTCTGGCAAACCACAGATAGCTTACCGTGAGTCGATAACGGCTGCGGCCGACGGTGTTGGAAAGTTCATCAGACAGTCAGGGGGAAGGGGACAGTACGGACATGCGGAAATCAGGATAGAACCTAACGAACGTGGGAAGGGAAGCGAATTCATTGATAAGATCACAGGAGGAATAATTCCTAGAGAATTTATTAGACCTATTGAAGAGGGGATTACGGAAGCAGCTCATAATGGTTCGCTTGCAGGCTATCCGGTAGAGGATGTGAAAGTTGAGCTGGTATTTGGCAGTTTCCATGACGTAGATTCCTCCGAAACTGCGTTCAAAATGGCTGGGATTCTGGCATTTCGAGACGCATTGAAGAATGCGAAGCCGATCCTTTTGGAACCACATATGAAAGTAGAGGTATCGACTCCTGAGGAATTTCAAGGTGATGTGATGGGAGACTTAAACAGGCGTCGGGGCAAGATCCTAGGATTAGAGGCTAAAGGAAACCTGATGATCATCAATTCTATTGTTCCGCTTGAAACTATGTTTGGATACGCTACTGTGGTGCGCTCGCTAACTAAAGGTAGGGCATCTCACACCATGGAGCCATCACACTTTGAGAAGGTGCCGGAGGGCATTACAAAGAAGATAATTGAAACATCGACTCGGGAGCCGGTTCGTGCTTAG
- the rpsJ gene encoding 30S ribosomal protein S10, with protein sequence MEGQRIRIRLKGYDYRVIDQSAIDIVDTAKRSGARVAGPVPLPTHVEKVTVNRSPHVDKKSMDQFEMRTHKRLIDIIEPTVQTVDELKKLNLPAGVDISINV encoded by the coding sequence ATGGAAGGTCAGAGAATAAGAATAAGGCTCAAAGGCTACGATTATCGGGTCATCGATCAATCGGCTATAGATATTGTAGATACGGCCAAACGTTCTGGTGCTAGGGTAGCTGGACCTGTCCCTTTGCCTACTCATGTCGAAAAGGTTACCGTCAATCGGTCTCCTCATGTTGATAAAAAATCAATGGATCAGTTTGAAATGCGAACCCACAAGCGATTGATTGATATCATCGAACCCACGGTCCAGACAGTTGACGAGCTTAAGAAGCTCAATCTTCCAGCTGGTGTCGATATATCTATTAATGTGTGA
- the rplC gene encoding 50S ribosomal protein L3 yields MLYTLLGTKIGMTQVFDSDGRVVPVTVIKTGPCPVVQIKTEDRDGYSCLQIGYGEIKAGNVSKSERGHTIKAKVDPLRRLKEVRFEGESEHGVGDVLTASGFSEGETVDVLGVSKGQGFQGVVKRFGFKGGPSSHGSMFHRRGGSYGQCQWPGEVHKGRKMPGRMGGIRRTVQNLEVIKILEDQNVILVKGSIPGPNGGEVLVRRAKKSMPI; encoded by the coding sequence ATGCTATATACTCTCCTAGGCACCAAAATTGGGATGACCCAGGTCTTTGATTCGGACGGTAGAGTTGTCCCCGTAACGGTTATTAAAACCGGTCCATGTCCTGTCGTTCAGATAAAGACTGAGGATCGAGACGGTTACAGCTGCCTGCAAATCGGGTATGGTGAGATTAAGGCAGGTAACGTTAGTAAATCTGAACGAGGACATACTATAAAAGCGAAGGTGGACCCGCTTCGGCGTTTAAAGGAGGTTCGGTTTGAAGGTGAGAGTGAACATGGAGTTGGAGATGTTTTAACAGCTTCCGGTTTCTCGGAAGGTGAGACCGTTGATGTTCTTGGCGTATCAAAAGGCCAAGGATTCCAGGGTGTGGTCAAAAGGTTTGGATTCAAGGGAGGACCGAGTTCTCATGGTTCAATGTTCCATCGAAGGGGTGGTTCTTATGGTCAGTGCCAATGGCCAGGAGAGGTGCATAAGGGTCGAAAAATGCCGGGCCGAATGGGAGGGATTCGCCGAACGGTGCAAAATCTTGAGGTGATTAAAATTTTGGAGGATCAAAATGTCATTCTGGTGAAAGGAAGCATACCAGGACCAAACGGAGGCGAGGTTTTGGTGAGAAGGGCAAAGAAGAGTATGCCCATATAG
- the rplD gene encoding 50S ribosomal protein L4 — MKLKVYTADGLGSEEREFDIPLFQSGAGVSALKQVLLAHRANKRQGNSSTKTRSEVSGTGKKPYRQKGTGAARHGSRRSPIFTGGGATFGPKPRSFSQKINRKVRRLAFQRALFDCASGGEMDVIERLEIPEPKTRLFGAVIEQIAPNGSVLVIDDKFDDSVLLASRNINRVSVMESSTVNAFLLSLHDRIVVSEKGIENLLKRAGGEEES, encoded by the coding sequence ATGAAGCTGAAAGTATATACGGCTGATGGATTAGGTAGCGAGGAGAGGGAGTTCGATATTCCTCTTTTCCAATCCGGTGCTGGAGTGTCTGCATTGAAGCAAGTTTTACTGGCTCATCGAGCAAATAAGAGACAAGGCAATTCATCTACTAAGACTCGTTCAGAAGTAAGTGGCACGGGCAAAAAACCCTATCGCCAGAAGGGTACTGGAGCGGCTCGTCATGGAAGCCGCCGGTCACCCATTTTTACAGGAGGAGGGGCGACTTTTGGCCCTAAGCCGAGAAGTTTCTCACAGAAAATAAATCGTAAGGTTCGAAGATTGGCGTTTCAACGAGCACTCTTTGATTGTGCCAGTGGCGGAGAGATGGATGTAATCGAAAGGCTAGAGATTCCTGAGCCGAAGACCCGTCTCTTTGGTGCCGTAATCGAACAAATCGCACCTAATGGTTCGGTGTTGGTAATTGATGACAAGTTTGATGATTCGGTTCTTTTGGCTTCACGGAATATAAATCGTGTATCAGTTATGGAATCGAGTACGGTCAATGCCTTTTTGCTTAGTCTGCATGATCGTATCGTGGTGAGTGAGAAAGGAATTGAGAATTTGCTTAAACGTGCTGGAGGTGAAGAGGAGTCGTGA
- the rplW gene encoding 50S ribosomal protein L23, which yields MQADRVLEEIIISEKATALSSNVNKYTFRIHPSANRISVAQAVESGFDVTVTGVNILNVKRKVKRDRTRRGQFGYRSGFKKAVVSLKEGDQIELV from the coding sequence ATGCAAGCTGATCGTGTATTGGAGGAAATTATAATCTCGGAAAAGGCGACTGCCCTCTCTTCCAATGTGAATAAGTACACTTTTCGGATACACCCCTCGGCAAACCGAATCTCGGTAGCCCAGGCGGTTGAGTCTGGGTTTGATGTTACAGTGACTGGAGTGAATATCCTTAATGTAAAGCGGAAGGTGAAGCGGGATCGAACTAGGAGAGGACAATTCGGGTATCGAAGTGGTTTCAAGAAAGCAGTTGTCTCGCTCAAAGAAGGTGACCAAATCGAATTGGTCTGA
- the rplB gene encoding 50S ribosomal protein L2 gives MPTIEQRPLTPGQRFHVKSFEEGISNSGPEKRLSEFKKRTGGRNCYGRITSRRRGGGHKKRIRKIDFKREKFDIPARVKRLEYDPNRSASIALLVYADGEKRYILAPTGVAIGDTLVSFSGIGEFREGNNMPLRSIPPSTKVHSISTQPGKAAQFVRSAGVSAQLVAIDGDRATLRMPSGEVRMVHSNCRATIGEVGNASHRTSKLGKAGRSRWKGRRPRVRGVAMNPVDHPMGGGEGRSSGGGHPVSPWGQLSKGFPTRSRSQQSNRMILVRRKGNKLKR, from the coding sequence GTGCCAACAATTGAACAGAGACCGCTGACGCCAGGTCAGCGATTTCACGTTAAAAGCTTCGAAGAGGGGATCTCTAATTCAGGTCCGGAGAAGCGGCTAAGTGAGTTTAAGAAGAGGACTGGTGGTCGCAATTGTTACGGGCGGATTACTTCAAGAAGAAGGGGAGGCGGCCATAAAAAACGGATTAGGAAGATCGATTTTAAAAGAGAAAAATTCGATATTCCGGCACGAGTTAAGCGATTGGAATACGATCCTAATAGATCTGCAAGTATTGCCTTGTTGGTCTATGCCGACGGTGAGAAGCGTTATATACTAGCTCCTACTGGTGTGGCGATAGGAGACACTTTAGTAAGCTTTTCTGGAATCGGCGAATTCCGTGAAGGAAATAATATGCCATTGCGATCAATTCCTCCCTCGACCAAGGTCCATTCGATTTCAACTCAGCCTGGGAAGGCAGCGCAGTTTGTCCGTTCTGCAGGAGTTTCTGCTCAGTTAGTTGCGATCGATGGAGATCGTGCTACTCTGCGGATGCCGAGTGGAGAAGTTCGTATGGTCCATTCAAATTGTAGGGCAACAATTGGAGAGGTGGGAAATGCCTCTCATCGGACTTCCAAATTAGGGAAGGCGGGACGTTCTCGATGGAAGGGTCGACGACCTCGCGTTCGGGGAGTGGCTATGAATCCAGTAGACCATCCAATGGGCGGAGGAGAGGGACGAAGTTCGGGTGGAGGCCACCCGGTGTCCCCGTGGGGCCAACTATCCAAGGGTTTTCCAACCCGGTCGCGTTCGCAACAGTCGAACCGAATGATTTTGGTCAGGAGAAAAGGAAATAAGTTAAAGCGGTAG
- the rpsS gene encoding 30S ribosomal protein S19, with protein MARSVKKGYFVDGHLMDKIQVAHREESRKPIRTWSRRSTITPDFVGLNFEVHNGKNFLPVYITENMVGHKLGEFSPTRSFKTHNPHTQK; from the coding sequence ATGGCACGCTCAGTCAAAAAGGGATATTTTGTTGATGGACACCTTATGGATAAAATCCAGGTGGCGCATAGGGAAGAATCGAGAAAACCGATTCGAACTTGGTCCCGTCGTTCAACAATCACTCCCGATTTCGTTGGGTTGAATTTTGAAGTACACAATGGCAAGAATTTCCTGCCTGTCTACATAACCGAAAACATGGTTGGACATAAATTGGGTGAATTTTCACCAACACGGTCTTTCAAGACACATAATCCGCACACCCAAAAGTAG
- the rplV gene encoding 50S ribosomal protein L22, with translation MEIKAVTKYARMSPKKVQEVTRELRGLKANEAIEKLKCVPRKSARLVVKTLQSAVANAENNNNLSSDALIVEAVVVEKGPVLKRFRPGARGMAKRIEKRMSHIRIVLKDE, from the coding sequence ATGGAAATAAAAGCGGTAACAAAGTACGCTCGCATGTCACCAAAAAAGGTGCAGGAGGTTACAAGAGAGCTTCGTGGACTCAAGGCTAATGAGGCTATTGAGAAGTTAAAGTGTGTACCGCGAAAGTCCGCACGATTGGTCGTTAAAACGCTTCAATCTGCAGTTGCTAACGCTGAGAACAATAATAATTTATCTTCTGATGCCTTGATTGTTGAAGCTGTAGTAGTGGAGAAGGGTCCCGTGCTCAAACGGTTTCGTCCTGGTGCAAGAGGCATGGCAAAACGTATTGAAAAGCGTATGAGTCACATACGAATAGTTCTTAAGGACGAATAG
- the rpsC gene encoding 30S ribosomal protein S3 — protein sequence MGQKVNPAGFRLQVRRDWESRWFADKGDFGDYLEEDYIIRKAINLRLRYAAVPRIFIERAGNRIRVKIFTARPGIVIGRKGQELEKLKEELAKVVDKEILLDIQEVKKPDLVAQLVAENVALQLERRISFRRAMKKAVQTSVSLGAEGIRIQVSGRLMGSDIARTEVQRSGRVPLNTLRENIDYGFTEARTLYGIIGVKCWICTGNEEDPLG from the coding sequence ATGGGTCAAAAAGTAAATCCAGCTGGGTTTCGTCTTCAAGTGCGTCGGGATTGGGAGTCGCGGTGGTTTGCCGACAAGGGAGATTTCGGAGATTATCTAGAGGAAGACTACATCATCCGGAAAGCGATTAATCTTCGCTTAAGGTATGCTGCGGTCCCAAGGATTTTCATTGAGAGGGCGGGTAATAGGATTAGGGTGAAGATCTTCACTGCCCGACCGGGAATTGTTATTGGAAGAAAAGGCCAGGAGCTTGAGAAGCTCAAAGAAGAGCTTGCAAAGGTAGTTGATAAAGAAATTTTATTAGACATTCAGGAAGTCAAAAAGCCCGATTTGGTTGCGCAATTGGTGGCAGAGAATGTAGCTCTACAACTTGAGCGTAGAATTTCATTTCGAAGAGCTATGAAAAAAGCCGTCCAGACTTCAGTCAGTTTGGGTGCGGAAGGCATTCGAATTCAGGTTTCTGGTCGACTGATGGGATCGGACATTGCGAGAACTGAGGTTCAGAGATCTGGGCGAGTGCCTTTAAATACTCTGAGAGAGAATATAGACTATGGTTTTACGGAAGCGAGAACGCTATATGGAATTATCGGAGTAAAATGCTGGATTTGTACAGGGAACGAAGAGGATCCCTTGGGCTAG
- the rplP gene encoding 50S ribosomal protein L16 codes for MALIPSRTKFRKSQRGRVRGRAKRGDQLVFGNFGIQALESGWITAEQIEASRVAVNRDLKRRGKVWIRIFAQKPVSKKPAETRMGKGKGASELWVAVVKAGAILFEVSGASETGARNALQLADGKLPVRCRFISREDSN; via the coding sequence ATGGCATTAATTCCCTCCAGAACAAAATTTAGGAAGAGCCAAAGAGGCCGAGTACGCGGACGGGCAAAGCGTGGAGACCAATTGGTTTTTGGAAATTTTGGAATCCAGGCACTCGAAAGTGGTTGGATTACTGCAGAGCAAATCGAAGCATCGCGTGTTGCTGTCAACAGGGACCTTAAGCGCCGAGGGAAGGTTTGGATACGAATTTTTGCGCAGAAACCGGTTTCGAAAAAGCCGGCTGAGACCCGTATGGGCAAGGGAAAGGGAGCTTCTGAACTCTGGGTAGCAGTAGTGAAAGCAGGGGCGATTCTATTTGAAGTCTCTGGAGCCAGCGAAACAGGTGCACGGAATGCACTGCAACTAGCAGATGGGAAGTTGCCTGTGCGCTGTAGATTTATTTCCCGAGAAGATTCGAACTAG
- the rpmC gene encoding 50S ribosomal protein L29, with translation MKSAEVRELAVGEIEKKLRDTRDELLQMHLRKETGQVERPHLIRELRRDIARIETIHREKLRAK, from the coding sequence ATGAAATCAGCGGAAGTACGAGAATTAGCGGTAGGCGAAATAGAGAAGAAACTTCGCGACACACGGGACGAATTGCTCCAGATGCATTTGCGAAAGGAAACTGGGCAAGTTGAGAGACCGCATTTAATTCGTGAGCTGAGGCGCGATATTGCACGAATTGAAACGATTCATAGGGAGAAATTAAGGGCCAAATAG
- the rpsQ gene encoding 30S ribosomal protein S17 yields MEIDRKISRKVLIGSVTNLTGEKTVKVTYGYKIPHPRYKKEISRTTVVHVHDESSECRMGDRVEIIETRPISKLKRWRVKRVIEKAPELND; encoded by the coding sequence ATGGAAATTGATCGGAAAATCAGCCGCAAAGTTTTGATTGGTAGCGTGACAAACCTTACTGGTGAAAAGACAGTAAAGGTGACCTACGGCTATAAGATTCCTCATCCTCGCTATAAGAAAGAGATTAGCAGGACCACTGTGGTTCACGTCCATGACGAATCGAGTGAATGTCGTATGGGAGACAGGGTGGAAATCATTGAGACTCGCCCCATAAGCAAGCTAAAGAGATGGCGTGTAAAACGTGTTATCGAAAAGGCTCCTGAGTTGAATGATTGA
- the rplN gene encoding 50S ribosomal protein L14: MLQSLSKLDIADNTGARSARMIRRLGQSKKTASIGDVIVVNIKESSPEATVKKGTVARAVVVRTKAPIRRTDGSYLRFDSNAIVLIDATNSPRGTRIFGPVARELRQKNFMKIISLAPEVL, translated from the coding sequence ATGCTTCAGTCGTTGAGCAAATTAGATATAGCGGATAATACCGGGGCCAGATCGGCACGGATGATTCGGAGACTTGGACAGAGCAAAAAGACAGCTTCGATCGGGGATGTCATAGTTGTGAATATTAAGGAAAGTTCACCGGAAGCTACTGTGAAAAAGGGTACAGTAGCGAGAGCAGTGGTTGTGCGAACGAAGGCTCCCATACGGAGAACGGATGGAAGTTACCTACGCTTTGACAGTAACGCGATTGTGCTTATTGATGCAACTAATAGCCCTAGGGGAACTCGAATATTTGGTCCTGTAGCGCGTGAACTTAGGCAAAAGAATTTCATGAAAATAATCAGCCTTGCTCCGGAGGTGTTGTGA
- the rplX gene encoding 50S ribosomal protein L24 — protein sequence MKNRLKNGDEVVILSGEHKGERGKILQVFPRRERVLVEAINMIKRHQKKESDTKNPEGGILEREAPIHLSKVMKADLYDQRRATKNTGDEGSG from the coding sequence ATGAAAAACCGACTCAAGAATGGGGACGAAGTTGTAATCTTAAGTGGTGAGCACAAAGGTGAACGAGGGAAAATCCTACAGGTTTTTCCGAGAAGAGAGAGGGTTTTAGTGGAAGCTATAAATATGATCAAACGCCATCAGAAAAAGGAATCTGATACCAAGAATCCTGAGGGTGGGATTCTTGAAAGAGAGGCTCCAATTCATCTTTCAAAGGTAATGAAGGCGGATCTTTACGACCAAAGAAGGGCGACAAAGAATACTGGTGACGAAGGATCTGGCTAG
- the rplE gene encoding 50S ribosomal protein L5, producing the protein MYIPLLKTHYQEKIVPAMMESQGYSNLHEVPEIEKVVINSGINSRLEKGAVEDTTKEISLLSGQKPVVTNARRSVSNFNIREDQPVGVKVTLRGNNMYEFLSRLLNIALPGIRDFRGISTKLDGHGNYSIGIVDHTIFPEISMDSVKRIVGMDISIVTTAKTDEEGYELLNQFGMPFRTR; encoded by the coding sequence ATGTATATCCCGCTACTGAAGACTCACTATCAGGAAAAGATCGTCCCAGCGATGATGGAATCGCAGGGATATTCAAACCTGCACGAGGTTCCAGAGATTGAGAAGGTGGTCATCAACTCAGGGATAAACTCTCGGTTAGAAAAGGGTGCAGTTGAAGATACGACAAAGGAAATCTCTCTTTTGTCGGGACAAAAACCGGTTGTCACTAATGCTCGACGCAGTGTATCTAATTTCAATATCAGGGAAGATCAACCCGTCGGTGTCAAAGTCACTTTGAGGGGAAATAATATGTATGAATTCCTTTCGCGATTGCTAAACATAGCTTTACCCGGGATTCGTGATTTCCGTGGTATATCCACAAAGCTAGATGGGCATGGTAATTATTCTATTGGGATCGTCGACCACACGATTTTTCCGGAGATTAGCATGGATTCTGTAAAGCGGATTGTAGGAATGGATATTTCTATTGTAACGACGGCTAAGACTGACGAGGAGGGTTATGAACTCCTTAATCAATTTGGGATGCCATTTCGGACACGTTAA
- the rpsN gene encoding 30S ribosomal protein S14 yields MNSLINLGCHFGHVKDYCKFVVNRQKVQLIVMAKKGMIERNLRRTRLVEKYASQRAELKRRMADPEIADEEFYAAQRKLACLPRNSSRVRIRNRCSVTGRPRAYLRKYRLSRITFRELASQGQIPGVTKSSW; encoded by the coding sequence ATGAACTCCTTAATCAATTTGGGATGCCATTTCGGACACGTTAAAGATTATTGCAAATTCGTAGTAAATAGACAAAAGGTTCAACTGATAGTCATGGCAAAGAAGGGAATGATTGAACGCAACTTGAGGCGTACTCGGTTGGTCGAAAAGTACGCTTCTCAACGTGCGGAATTAAAGCGACGGATGGCCGATCCAGAAATCGCCGATGAAGAATTTTATGCTGCGCAGAGAAAACTGGCGTGTTTGCCACGCAATTCATCGCGGGTAAGGATTCGAAATCGTTGTAGCGTTACAGGACGTCCTCGTGCCTACCTGAGGAAATACAGGCTTTCTCGAATTACCTTTCGGGAACTGGCCTCGCAGGGGCAGATTCCTGGCGTGACGAAGTCGTCTTGGTGA
- the rpsH gene encoding 30S ribosomal protein S8 codes for MSDTISDFITVIRNASRAGKENCTGRYSRMHLSFARILQKEGYLREVVESNDENGHKAITLKLKYVGGLPAITGVQRWSKPGRRQYYRCAEIPRILGGLGVGILTTSKGIKTDREARRENIGGEMICAVW; via the coding sequence ATGTCTGATACAATAAGTGACTTTATAACCGTGATTCGCAATGCTAGTCGAGCGGGGAAGGAGAATTGTACGGGTCGATATTCGCGGATGCATCTGAGCTTTGCACGAATCTTGCAAAAGGAAGGTTATTTGCGGGAGGTAGTTGAGAGTAATGACGAGAATGGACATAAGGCGATAACGCTTAAATTAAAGTACGTAGGTGGCCTTCCAGCAATTACTGGTGTCCAGAGATGGAGTAAACCCGGGCGCAGACAATATTATCGGTGTGCGGAAATCCCCCGGATTTTAGGAGGTTTGGGAGTTGGGATTTTAACGACTTCAAAGGGAATAAAAACTGATCGTGAGGCTCGGCGCGAAAACATAGGCGGCGAGATGATATGCGCGGTTTGGTAG